In the genome of Raphanus sativus cultivar WK10039 chromosome 4, ASM80110v3, whole genome shotgun sequence, one region contains:
- the LOC108854230 gene encoding probable cysteine protease RDL3 translates to MAIPIRFITIALVILSLSLLSSSITATETKRSEAEVQQMYERWLVENRKNYNALGEKERRFNIFKDNLKLIDEHNSVPDRSNDLGLTRFADLTDDEFRAIHLRGKMERLRSDPVIGDRYLYKEGDVLPDEVDWREKGAVVPVKNQGDCGGCWAFAAAGAVEGLNKIKTGELISLSEQELLDCDRGEDSGNFGCLGGSAANAFEYIIENGGIVSDEVYPYTENDTAACKAIEMVTTRYVTIDSYEDAPHYDEMSLKKAVAHQPISVMIEAESMKLHISGVFTGPCDHWYGNHNVVVVGYGTTERGEDYWIIRNSWGANWGESGYMKLQRNFHNSTGNCGVAIRPVYPLKSNSAFGLLSPSMFKFGGLFVLIGWVLL, encoded by the exons atggcTATTCCTATAAGGTTTATAACTATAGCTCTCGTGATCCTCTCCTTGTCACTACTCTCCTCTTCTATTACAGCGACGGAGACGAAGCGGAGCGAGGCGGAAGTGCAACAGATGTACGAGAGGTGGCTTGTGGAGAATCGGAAGAACTATAACGCTcttggagagaaagagagacggTTCAACATCTTCAAAGACAACTTGAAGTTGATAGATGAGCACAACTCGGTCCCGGACCGGAGTAACGACCTCGGGTTGACCCGGTTTGCGGATCTGACGGATGATGAGTTTCGAGCAATTCACTTGAGGGGGAAGATGGAACGTCTGAGAAGCGATCCAGTGATAGGAGATAGGTACTTGTACAAAGAAGGAGACGTTTTGCCCGATGAAGTTGACTGGAGAGAGAAAGGTGCAGTTGTTCCCGTCAAAAATCAAGGAGACTGTG GAGGTTGTTGGGCGTTCGCGGCGGCTGGAGCGGTGGAGGGTTTAAACAAGATCAAGACAGGGGAATTAATATCTTTGTCGGAACAAGAACTCTTGGATTGTGACAGAGGGGAAGATTCCGGAAACTTTGGATGTTTAGGAGGTAGCGCAGCCAACGCTTTTGAGTACATTATCGAAAACGGTGGTATTGTATCAGATGAAGTTTACCCTTATACTGAGAATGATACGGCCGCGTGCAAGGCCATTGAG ATGGTTACCACTCGGTATGTTACCATTGATAGTTATGAGGATGCTCCACATTACGATGAGATGTCTTTGAAGAAAGCTGTTGCTCATCAACCTATTAGTGTTATGATTGAAGCCGAAAGCATGAAACTCCACATATCT GGTGTGTTTACAGGACCATGTGATCATTGGTATGGAAACCACAATGTGGTAGTTGTGGGGTATGGAACAACAGAAAGAGGTGAAGACTACTGGATTATCCGTAACTCATGGGGAGCAAACTGGGGTGAAAGTGGATACATGAAGCTTCAACGTAACTTCCACAACTCAACTGGGAATTGTGGAGTCGCAATACGGCCTGTGTACCCACTCAAGTCCAACTCAGCATTTGGTTTGTTGTCTCCAAGTATGTTTAAATTCGGgggtttatttgttttaattggTTGGGTCTTGCTGTGA
- the LOC108854231 gene encoding protein SHI RELATED SEQUENCE 6, whose protein sequence is MLGLRNVILLPPPSQITHPSVEADHNKPRNSNVEEKVCRDCGNRAKKECLFERCRTCCKSRGYNCATHVKSTWIPSSSSSQHHHSSSSSSDRYKKKLKIDPSDKPSVYTVPTTTSRRQETRFKEGLPGKIEAPAVFKRTRVTAISNEEQSEIGYQATVTINGHVFRGFLHYYGVDHNKAFPCLSKK, encoded by the exons ATGCTAGGCCTAAGAAACGTCATCCTCTTACCACCACCGTCGCAGATTACTCACCCCTCGGTGGAAGCAGATCACAACAAGCCAAGGAACAGTAATGTTGAAGAAAAAGTGTGCAGAGACTGTGGAAACAGAGCTAAGAAAGAGTGTTTGTTCGAAAGGTGTAGAACTTGCTGCAAAAGCAGAGGATACAACTGTGCCACTCACGTGAAGAGCACGTGgatcccttcttcttcttcttctcagcatcatcactcttcttcttcctcttccgaCAGGTACAAAAAGAAGCTCAAAATCGATCCTTCCGACAAACCCAGTGTCTATACCGTTCCGACAACCACTTCTCGCCGTCAAg AGACGAGATTCAAAGAAGGGTTACCGGGAAAGATCGAAGCTCCGGCGGTTTTCAAACGGACGAGAGTAACAGCGATAAGCAACGAAGAACAATCAGAGATCGGCTATCAAGCGACAGTAACCATAAACGGTCATGTCTTCAGAGGCTTTCTTCATTACTATGGTGTTGATCACAACAAAGCGTTTCCATGTCTTTCTAAAAAGTAG